The segment AGAGGCCAGGACCTCCAGAAAGTAATCCAAGGATGGGAAACCAATGAATGAGCGACAGGTTCAGCAGTGACCAAGGCTCACCGATGCGAATGAGGAGTTCAGGCTGgtttggtgccagataccacagcataccttcagaAATCTGGTCGACTCCATGCTTGGACAAGCTCTGGTGCCAAAAGGGTGACCTAATATTAGGTAACCTGGTCATAGTTTTTATGACTGATTGGTGTATAAATGACCATAAGGATACATCCATCACTGCCACCATGCTCCTGCAGGACTCAATGCTGAAACCATCAGTCTTCAGGTCTGAACCTACagtgaagaagaaagaaaggattGCCCATGAGCTCACCTGTATGTTGCGACACATTAAATCAGAGCACGCACAACGAGGCCTTCAATAACTCACGTTTTGATACAACCTTGTTAAGGATGTCCATCAGTTCATTTGGGCTCACCTCCATGTCCtacagaaaagcagaaaattcagcaacaaaaaaaatcactctaACATGCCTTTAATATCGTTCAAAGACTCTTCAGTCTGCACTAAACATATTGTCTGTTTGAAATCAGTATGCACATACGCAACATTTCACAGTCTGACCTTATGCTGTATTTAGCCTCTTATATTATAGGGTCTTGTTTAGACTAGTACAGTGGAACTCACCATGAATAGCATCTCAGAAAGCATTTGTCGGCCAATTTAGTTAGTGTATTGCATTCctaatatgaaaataatttattattgattGTGATCCAGCAAGTGAAATGCAAGccgaaaaataatgaaaaaaacgCCACCACTACTGAAGAAAAAAGTCCTATGTGTCAAACTTTTGTTCTAAAAAAAACTAGACTGGACTATTGCAACGCCCAAAATGTCCACAATTCTGCAGCTAGGGTGTTGACCCACACCAAGTCTTGGGAACATATTAGTCCCACACCAACTGCACAGTACTGCAAACAGATCGTATCCATTCTGCTCATTTTCAAATCCCTAACTGGTCTGGCATCCTCTCGTTTATCTAGTTTGCCAACCCCTCCCCAACCAATCCACACCCTTCGTTCCACAGATGCCATCTTCTCTGCTTGTCTTCACACTTTGGTAATCATGGCTTTTAGTATGGCAGGTCCCAAACTTCGGAAGCAGGCTGAGCTGGTCGGACCAGACATCCTTTACGCCAGCAGCGGTTTCCAGACTGTCCTGACGGAGGGAAGGGGAATGTCCCTACTCATTCCTGAGCCTTCCTCCAGTCTCCACCCAGTGGGAGGTGCCTCTCGAGGGGGGATCCTCATATCCACCCAAACcacctctcgatgtggaggagcagcagctcaACTCCGTTAAAACTCCAGCTCCGCTCCACTGCCAATAAACCTAATTTCCTATGCTTGTAAGTTCACGACCACAGGGGGGAGCCGTCCAAATTGCTGTAGACCAGACTACTGTTTGGAACAACAGCCAATTGGAAAATTGTTTACTCATAGCAACACCCAACATAACAATGGCAGGAATGCGAAAAGGGAAGGAACGAGTTCCACGTCTCTTGCCCAAAGCACTAATCTGTGGTTTCTGTAATTCTGTGCGTCACCACTGAAACGGCTGATCTAGGATCAGATATTAAGGTTCAATAGCTGTACCTTACAAGTTGAATGGCAGTGTGTTCCCCAGAAAAGGGAGCGAATACTTACATCACCAGCTAGTTTTTGGAAGACCTGACGGAACTGGCGTTCCTCGTCGTTCTCGTGCGCTGCTTGCTGTGCCAGTGGTCTTCGTGGTTGGACCTGTGTCAGCAGAAGCACACTCTGTTAATTACCTGTAATTACCACAGCTAATCAAGTCTCAGTACTGTATGCAGGAGTTAAAATCACGTCAACTCACAGGCTGTGATGGGGCAAAATTGTCCATGTTGCTGTGGaagtaaaaaatatgtttgtctTTCATCCTGCCATCTGTGCTTTATTGCTACTTCCTTCGATATGGTTTTTGGAGGCGTACAGCGTTGCCTATAGCTATAAATGTGAAGTCCCCCTACCTCACCACGTCCAAAACCCCACCGaggatttttttcattgtaaacaTCTTGATGGCTTCAGGGGTTTCTTCCCGAAAATCTAAAAAGATTGAGAAGAGGTTGTGACACGGCGTGCTTAGACACGCCTGCAGACATGTTGTAAGATGTTTGTGGATAACTCCTGAACATTCAACCCACAGAGTGGGAGAAGCAGAGTAGATCGTATTtaaattcaaaaacagaacagtgAGCCTCTTTTCTTGATGAAACACAGCTCTTCCTCATGATATATTACTCGTCTTTAAAGTATGACTAACTCAGACCACTTTGacacacttctgtttttttttccaacaattTATTGCGTTTTCATCTTAACACAGAAACAGTTAGCGCTCAATAAAGACAGCaggaaaaactgaaacaaagaaaTAGATAATGATACCAGTGGTATCTGTATCGCTCAGTTATGCTCCACCTCTTCAGGCAAATCTATCTTTTGACTATGGTTTCCATATTGTATTTTTGATGCATTAAATGATACTAGGCACCACTCACGCTGCAAACATATCCACAGCAGCACTTTAGTTAAAAGCCTATCTGCAAACATGAGGTGGTAAATGTTTAAACCATCATATGCCAGATTTAACGCTACAAACAACAAGAGGTGAACACTGAAAcactaaaactaaaaagaatgaaaagaatacAACACCTGAGAACGGTTGTTACAACACAAAGTTGTCGTTGAGAAGTCAGATGTCAAGTTCCTCAGGAGAAGACGAGCAAGTTTTAGTTAATTATACCAACTGCTCCTGACCACGCCCCCAATAAACCCCACCCAGCCTGGAAAAGCCTGTCAGGCCAGTTCTACTGACACGCTGCTCCTGCTTACAGAAAAACATAAAGTAGCATTACTTTCATATCAATTTTGGCTGCAGATGGTTATTCGGATAAGAATGGTTTATTTGAAGTATCTGAAATTAGGACCAAACCAGCAAAATGGGTGGTCAAATGCATCACACTCGCTTGTGAAccagaaagtcccaggttcaaaccccacttaccaccactgtgtccctgagcaagacacttaaccctgagtgtctccagggggactgtacctgtcactactgactgtaaggcacttTGGATATGGTGCCTGATAAAAGCAGTGTAACAGctcttaatattttatttaagacatttaataaagccattttttttctttagagcAGTAAGAATGTGTACAAGCAAGCAGAGAGATATACATTCATCTAACGGGGTGTGTTCTGCTTAAAGGACTATGACTGAAGCTTCCCTGAATTTAGGTCTATGTATTTACATAATGTTTCAGTTTCAGTATACATACATATGAAAACTGAGTATTCAGAATGTTCACAAAATACAATTCCCGGCATCGGTTCTACAAAATCACTGGCACTGCACACGTGTTTCGGAATGAGGGAAAAATTAAGCGTTTTGCGGTAAATCCTCTCACAATTCTGTCCCGTGCTGATTTACATGTTTAAGCGTGTACAGTAAACTTCTTGCAACTTGCAGCTTCGCGCTTTATTAACTTTATACATGCGCAAAAGAGATTGTGATTCTATTTCCGGGTTGCGTCTGTCACGCTGACGcacggccccgcccaccccgcaGCGTCACGCGGCGACGTAGAGGCCGGAAGCGGTTCTGTCGCGGAGCTGTTGCGTCCATCGTTTCTTTACAAGAAATGGCGACGTCCCCGGCCGCGCCATTAGCATCCAGGTGCTTTAGTAGGCTGCTGTTCGCGCTCGTTGTGAGGTTGTCGGTGTTGCGGCCCGTCGGCGCCGTGTCAGAACCGGGCAAATGGACGCTGAAAGTGGACAGCGTAAGTTCGCATGCGCACTGGGGCCACGCAGCGTGTAGTCGATTCATAATACGAGCAGATGTCTGCATGTTCAACATATTAAAGTGGAGTAACCGGCACGCTGTGGCGGTGGGGGTTTTATGGCGTTTATGGGGGTTTATCAGTGCCGTGAATCTGAAATGTTTAATGCGTGCGAATTTGGGCTTTAAGCTCAGGTGTCAGTCAGTTGTTTAAATTGCAGTGGCAGTGGCTCTCTGTACTTTTCATATCTCCCGATCTGCATGATTTTGCTGCTTGAAGCAAGCCCTGATCATGATAGGGGTTCAATGAGCTTTGTCTTAATACCACTGACACTACCCGAAACCTGACACTATTCCTTTTCTGTACGACAATCGCTTTGGACTGATGTTGTCACCTCTCTTTCAGAGCTCAGACAAGGAGAGTTATTTCACGTACACAAAGACGATGTTCAACACTACCTTTATTGAGCTAAAATGTGAGTACACAATTTTctaatgtaaaattaataaacagaaTCTCATGTCACGTGGCAGTGGCAAAGCTCCCAGTTTTCCAGGTAcagtattattttgtatttctggTGCCATGGCGATGGTTTGCATACTGTACTTCTGTCAGTTGTTTTAAGTCGTGTCATTCAAGATGATTTGCTTTGAACGCTCCTGTGGTTTGAATTAATTTTTGAGTTTGGAGACATCGGTGCATGTGGTAGATACAGGGCAGAAACACTGAACACTGCAGAAATTAAGGAATTGAGGAAATGAAGCTGACGTGTTTCCACCTTAATTGTGGCACCTCGGGCCCAGTGTGCAAGAACCTGATGAGTGGGGAACTGTTTTTTCCTCATCTTGTGTCTACTGACTAATAGGCTCTGTTTTCTCAAGGTGATTCTCACACACTCCCGTGCTGTGTTGATTTTTCAGGGTCTTGTGAGAGCGATCCTGTCACCAACGTCAGTTTTACTGTGGCCTGGTACCTCCGCAGCACTCGATGTTATGATGAGTTGTCTGCTGTGAATGCCAATGTAAGTTAATTGTCTTGATGGGCTATCCATGAAAACACTCTTGGCTTAGGATGTAattggaactgcaccctcctatatcaatacaatactagccagctacactcctgcacgctctctcagatctgcaaatgaaatgagactgaaaattccctcttcacggggtctccaattccaatcaactctgttctcatTTGTTGTCCCTGgatggtggaacaacttgccctgctccattcgactaaccgagactaccaccacttttaagaagcagttgaaaacctacttattcaaaaagtatttcagacgaatctaacacttacacatgcacatccgcacacacttcacaaaataaataaaaaaaacaaaccaaaaaatgttctttttcttcgtctaacaatctccgagcatgttctttgctgacaagttaggccttatcagggcttttagtttttgtaaaccgccaaatctatagaaatcgaatgagaattgctggtgtcttcctcctgtaagtcgctttggataaaagtgtctgcaaagtaaagtaaaggatgTAATGCAATACATCTAACTCCAATATGTATTCAGAATGCGAAAAGTAAAGTAttctgttttcagtttagaATACAGCAAGAGCGTTCTCAGTATCAGTAAAATAATATGTCAAGAGGTCAATGACAGTCTATAATAACAAATAGTAGTTTATTCATGTCAATGATTATATTTTGATTTATACACTACCGGTTAAAAGTTTGGACGTACCAGTGGCAGTTATGACAATtaagatggagaagaagaaTTTTGAAGAATCCGATGCAAGACACATATttagtgaagtatgtttgatgataACTTCATGGCTACTTTGTTCACTATTAGGGTATTAACAGAAAAGCTGTTTTATTGATACATTGACGCCCATTGACTGAGAGAACttgtcaggttgtgtgtttttgtttttgcaaatgACTTGCTGCGACCTATGGAAGGTGGTTGGACATCTTACTAAACACCTAAAGATGTATCAAATTTATCagcaaaagccgcttcatgagatgcttacTAACATGAGTGTATGATAAGCATTCAGGTCTGTTGGACaaccatccccgttgtctaacttagGGTGACTGAAAGATGCCTAGAGTGTGAAattctgccatcacagcaaaagctgctTTGAAACTgttatttctttattacataacctcacatgtgtctTCTGTTTAGTTTTATAATGTAGAAAATGCAAGACCCTCAGTAGGTGCATCCACACTTTTGACTGGCAGTGTCAGTTTATTGTTGTCCGTACCTgtatttgttatatttgttaAATTATTCCTTGTGGTTTCCTAGGCACAAACCTATTTTGACTCTGATAAGGTACTGAGGGAGGATTATACTGGTTCCTACATCTCACACATGTATGATCCTATCCAGTGTAGGCCCCATGTGCAGTCCATGGAGGTAAGTAAtgcttgttttaataaatgaagccgtaaatattttattttgtttcggTGTATATCACCTCAGTGACATCGCTTTGATAATGGAGAGGTGGTGGCATTAAACAACAAAATCCTGCTCTAAAAGAACACTTTGCCATCTATACTTTTGATGTGTACTGTAGGCAGTATGCTAACTGTGAACCTGCAGTGGCCATTTTAgggaaaaataacatttaaaaaatcaatttgaATTGTTTGTcactttaatttttgtttttccagctTGCTGTAAAAGAGTTTGATATGCCTAAAGGACTTCTCAATATGAAGCCACAACCGGTAAAGGACATTACTGAACATCTGTCTTGATTGTATGCTGTCTTAAAATTGGCACTGTAGGTCATTAGCCAGGACTAAGGTCTCTTTTCTTCCTCACTCGTGTTTTAGCAATCCACGGAAAAAGATGGAAGAAGACGCAGAGAAATACAAAACACAGAGGTATGTTTATATACAgcataaatatgtattaaatgtattcttctcaaaaacagaataatttttCATATGATTTGttctaaaaaaatgtaacacaatgtaactccaacaCTGTTGTACAAATTGAATAGACAACAGATTGAAATTATAgtcaattagcaagacatccccaataaagacgtggttctgcaggttctgaccacagaccacttctcagttcctatgctgtctggctgatgttttggtagGGCTGGGGTAAgcgattattattttttttttttttaaacgattaTTCGGTTGATTATTTTATCGAATAGTCGACTATTCTAATGACTAATTAGATGATTTATCTaactattatttttatgttgcatcattaaaaaaaacataaaatcaccAATTGCCCCTAAAGATGAAATATATCACTTTATTATACAAAAGTATCCAAAGCCATAACATCTTCTgcttaaaacaaaataacagcTGTGTTATGCAAAATGGTTTTGTTAAACAAAACTCTTTTACGGTACCACTAAGTTTTaaaggttttgaaaaaaaaagttgtagtgCAAAACAGAACACTGTGTAGTTTACAGTATGGATATCCCAGTTTGTTCAAGACaaaaatttttttacagtttttgctGACATGGCAAACGTTTTAAAAGTAATGTTATGTCCAACAATGCATTTCATTATCGTCTAGCTGTTCTTAGGAAATTGGAAAGGGGTGCACCCCATTTTCAGGTTCTCACTAGAGAAACAGTATAACTTGGTTCTAATAATGTATTCATATTAATCTAGAGGTATTTATCTGCACTATAAAGTATTTCCAGTgatcataaaaacacattaattcaTGCAAATATTTTACTAATTGTGCAACATTTCATGGCAAAACTCAGTCTGATATTAAGAACAAGAAAAACAGATAAGTCTAACATTTCTACAATCTGCTAGGTACCGCAGCGAGCAGCTCGCAACTTGTGGCTAGATGTTCTGTTAGCCATCCTTACCAATAATGCCAGCAGTATATGCTATTTCGAACTAACCTTAGCTCAACACTGTTTAGCCACTAGGTATTAGCAGAAATCAAACACAGACACCGTTAGCTCACATCAACGAAGTGCAGAGAGCTCAAGTGCACGTTGCACAATACACTACTAACATTACTCGAACATGCAATTAATTTAGGAAACATTGGCGAGAGTAACTTCTGTTCTCCGGCGTCACGAGTAACAATGGGGTGCCTTCGCTTCAGATGCTCCCACATGGAAGTCGTGCTGGTGTGCTATGCTAGCGCCGTCTTGCAAAGACTGCATATGACTACACCGTTACGTTTCTGGCTGTGTTTAAAGTATTTCCACACCTTTGAGGTAGGACGGCGAGTTGTTTTCTGATGACATGTATTGCTTGGGAATGCAGGCTGCTGAACCTAAGAAATGGACAGAGTTTCTTTTTCCAGGCTGCTTTGTTTTGGTCGCCCACGTGCATCTGGTGAGTGGGCGGGATGTGTCGAATACTGGATTTGATGTCAACGTTTTTTTGGGTCATCGACGTCATCAACGTGTCGCTGCAGGCCCAGGTCACTTCTGAATGATGGCGGTGCTTCCACTCTAGTCGTAGCAGGAGACTGAGCCTTCAACcaacacaagtggctcaggtggtgcagctcatccaggatggcacatcaacgcgagctgtggcaagaaggtttgctgtgtctgtcagcgtagtgtccagagcatggaggtgctaccaggagacaggccagaacatcagaagacatggaggaggccgtaggaagGCAACAACACAGCAGAAGGACCGCTACCTTCGCCTTTGTGcagggaggaacaggaggagcactgccagagccctgcaaaatgccGCGGCTGCCCAcaaatgtgtatgtgtctgaGGGTCAGAAACAGATTCACCCATTTGGCATATGCCAGGGAAATTTGCCTCTGGCGCCTGTGCTCTTCACTTATGTAAGCAGGTTCACACTCAGCACATGTGACGGACGTGAGACgccgtggagaatgttctgctgcctgcaacgtcctccagcatgaccggtttggcagtggatcagtaatggtgtggggtgacatttctttggggtccgcacagccctccatgtgctcgtcAGAggcagcctgactgccattaggtaccgagatgagatcctcagaccccttgatcctgagaccatatgctgcaacggttggtcctgggttcctgataatgcaagacaatgctagacctcatgtggctgcaGTGGGTCaccagttcctgcaagacgaaggcgtGGATGCTGTGGACTGGGTCGCAggtccccagacctgaatccaatctgGGAcgtcatgtctcgctccatccatgctttagtccaggtcgggaaggagatccctcaggagaccctcctccacctcatcaggagcatgtccatgCGTCACACTCAAAACActtattttgagtgtgactccaaatccagaccttcatgggttgattaatttgatttccatcaattgtgtgatttttgttgtcagcacattcaactgtgTAACGATGCAGTGTATTTACTTTGCAAGTACTTGCAATTTACTTTTCTTCATTTGATCTTTAACAAAATCTCAGTATTTTCAGtactatttatgtaaattgaaAACTAGATGAACACTACAAATCTCACATTTAAAACGAACTGAACTAAATGTTTTTTAGGATATGTGTGTCAGTCTATATTAACCTACCgggaatgatatttaaaataaacatttatgaaCCCACAATCATCAGAATTGTTGAGCTGTTAGCATGATCAGTGGGGATGAGTACATGTTCTACGAAATATAAAGATGAGATGCAGAGTTGCTCTATATAGACTGGAAACCAGACCAGACCACATTATTGGTGATGTGCCAGACGCTGGCCATGGAGTGAAACCTTCTGACCACACTGCTCCGCTCATCCAAAAAGTGGTTGTGAATCATACGACAATATCACAACTGTATCCATTGAAAAAAGTGTTTTGAACTTTTGTTTCTTTAGGCTGCAAAGAAAgtggaagaagagaaaaaagcatCCGAGTCGGGTAAAGAGTCTAACAACAATGCAGCAGCAAAACAACAAGAGAAGCCCAAAGCTCAGGTCAgcatgggttgtgtgtgtgcccaaCATCTCCTTTGCCTTGCAAAACCCCTTCTCCTGGAAATGTGGAGGAAATGGTTGTTTAAAATAATCAGAAGTTGATTTTCTTTGAGAGCATCAACTGGCTCCACAGCAAAATAGTGTGTAGCCTTTGGTTGTGTAATCTCCATTCAATCTGTTCAGACAGATTTTATATTAAGATGAACATTTTCCCCTTTAGTTGTGACTACTGGACCCTTTTACTGCCTGGAGAACATTCCAGAGCACTTTCAACTAAACAAACTGAATAAGAACATTTCAAATGATTATACAAgtgacctttttttcttctctctccccgGTGTTGTACagacccctcacatgccctacGCAGTGGCGCGCACATGGGAGGATGCTCCATACATCTTCATCATAAAGATTGAAGCCAGTCCCCCACAGTCCAAGTGGAGTTTACAAAGTAATATTCTTTTGCTTGTTCAGCCACAGCTAGCTCCTTTGGTTACTGTTGTCCTGTAATGGTCTTTACTGAGTGTGTGTCCCCTCCTCTTCCCTCCCAATGAACGCAGTTGACATCAGCATGCGTGGTCCCCATGACTACATTTCAGCCAAGGAGTGGCCTTTAATGATCGTAAGTTGCTCTGTAACTTGCTCTTTTAACTTGCTCCTGTTTACACACTCTTTAAGTGTGGTGAAACCAGTTGGGTTTCAGGACAATAAAGCCAGTGGGTCATGTGTCCTGTCCCATTTTTTTCTTGACCTGCTTAATATGTGGTTTTCTATTCTCGTTTTCATACAGACAATAAGGTGTTCTTAGTTAGAATTACTGTCACTCGGCTCTAGGTTGTGAATAATAGGCATGTTAGACAGTACtaagtgaaacaaaacaacattcctacggaacctggtgctacattttacattgttacatactgacattgtgcatgtgtgcacttCAGACAAACTAGGCTACATAAAGTACAAGTGCTggtttaaaaacatatttttgcttTGCATTCATTCAATGAAAGTTATCAACTGTAATCTGTTATTTGGGACTTTTTGAATCTATGGTGGCATTGGAATATGACTGTTATGCCAGCAAATCAGTTTTGTGTGTTCTACGCACCTTGCCCCTTACCTCCCAGTTCTATATGGTCATGTGCATCATCTACGTGCTGCTGGGGGTGCTGTGGCTGGGTCTGTCAGCGTGCTACTGGAGGGATCTGCTGCGAATCCAGTTCTGGATTGGCGGCGTCATCTTCCTTGGCATGCTGGAGAAAGCAGTGTTCTATGCGGAGTTCCAGAGCATCCGCTACGATGGCCTCTCAGGTCAGTCCCCAAATGTACATCCAATATTGCTGATTTTTGTATAGCTGTCGGCACTCAGATTgacattttgatattttgtgaGTTACTCTAGTGTTGTTTGAAATGAACAGTGAAGTatatcttcatcttcatcattacATGTTTACCCAGGTTCTGCATTCACGGTTCTTTAGGTCAGTGTTTATTAGGTATTTAGTTTGTTATTGTCCACATCATGAATGAACATAACTTTTCCATTCACTTCActgcacttcacttcacttttctgtAAAGATAACTCATTGAAAAACTCCAGCAGGCGTGGTTCAGGAGGCGGTCAGGCTCCCAgcatgaagtctttttttttttttttttgtgtgtgtgtgtgtgtgtgtgtgtgtgtgtgtgtcaccagtCCAAGGTGCAGTGGTGTTTGCAGAAGTCCTCTCTGCGGTGAAGAGGACTCTGGCCCGTGTTCTTGTCATCATCGCCAGCCTGGGCTATGGCATCGTCAAGTGAGCGCATTTCAGCAATGGCCATCTTCCCAATCTATGCAGACCtgtcagaacacacaaaaaacaggaAGAGCAAATAACTTGTTACAGTAATAGTTCTGCTTTCTACATCTGTAGTACTGTGATTTACTTGTAGTACGGTGTGCTTTTCTTATGTCAGTGGTCCGTAGCAACAAAAGTGTAGTCATGGTGAGCAAAAATAAACCTATACATCATTGCATagcaacatttattattatagttattCTAGTGTTctaaatatgtgtgttttgtgaataatattactattatagtaataataagtCACTGATTTAGACTAGTTTGCGagagtttctttaaaaaaggaggggggggggggctaaaTAAATGATGTTGATTAATTAGGACTTTTTCTCACATgccctctttttctttttttccaccaaCTCCCCCACTTCCAGACCCCGACTGGGTGCGCTGCTCCACAGGGTGGTGGGAGTGGGCCTCCTCTACCTCATCTTCTCCATTGTTGAAGGGGTCCTGCGGGTCAACTCGGTAAAAAAAGCCTCCTGACCTCTCCGCCTCTCATTGGAGGCTCAAAAGGCTCAATGCCTCCAAAAGAAAGGCGGGGACCCCCTCCCCCTTTCCCACCATTCCCACTCAGAAGACTGTAGAGCATTATTTTAAGGGTTTTTTAAAAGCAATTATTTGGCCATTTTCAACACTTCCTTAACTTAAATGGCAGTTTTGAAAATCTTTTGAgaaatgaagttatttaaaaCCACCCAGTACCTGAAAGACTCAACTTAAATAATTGACAACAGACTTACTATCGGCTGTGCTTggttagttatttttttcttctcctccctcctctcttAGTTAATACCAGTTGCGCTGTTTCTCTTGGTAGGGGCAGAGCGGCTCCAGCAGGCTACTCTGTGATATTGTGCTGGCTGTCACT is part of the Denticeps clupeoides chromosome 19, fDenClu1.1, whole genome shotgun sequence genome and harbors:
- the LOC114769576 gene encoding transmembrane protein 87A isoform X1; this encodes MATSPAAPLASRCFSRLLFALVVRLSVLRPVGAVSEPGKWTLKVDSSSDKESYFTYTKTMFNTTFIELKWSCESDPVTNVSFTVAWYLRSTRCYDELSAVNANAQTYFDSDKVLREDYTGSYISHMYDPIQCRPHVQSMELAVKEFDMPKGLLNMKPQPQSTEKDGRRRREIQNTEAAKKVEEEKKASESGKESNNNAAAKQQEKPKAQTPHMPYAVARTWEDAPYIFIIKIEASPPQSKWSLQIDISMRGPHDYISAKEWPLMIFYMVMCIIYVLLGVLWLGLSACYWRDLLRIQFWIGGVIFLGMLEKAVFYAEFQSIRYDGLSVQGAVVFAEVLSAVKRTLARVLVIIASLGYGIVKPRLGALLHRVVGVGLLYLIFSIVEGVLRVNSGQSGSSRLLCDIVLAVTDSCIVWWIFISLAQTMKLLRLRRNVVKLSLYRHFTNTLIFAVIASVIFIVWTTKTFKLPECQSDWRELWIDDAFWRFLFSTILLVIMFLWRPSANNQRYAFSPLIDEVTDEEEKDQLMNEAFEGVKMRGLKSESNGTAKPNKVDEDLKWVEENIPSSMADVALPPLLDSDEETMTTKFEMSKME
- the LOC114769576 gene encoding transmembrane protein 87A isoform X2 — its product is MATSPAAPLASRCFSRLLFALVVRLSVLRPVGAVSEPGKWTLKVDSSSDKESYFTYTKTMFNTTFIELKWSCESDPVTNVSFTVAWYLRSTRCYDELSAVNANAQTYFDSDKVLREDYTGSYISHMYDPIQCRPHVQSMELAVKEFDMPKGLLNMKPQPQSTEKDGRRRREIQNTEAAKKVEEEKKASESGKESNNNAAAKQQEKPKAQTPHMPYAVARTWEDAPYIFIIKIEASPPQSKWSLQIDISMRGPHDYISAKEWPLMIFYMVMCIIYVLLGVLWLGLSACYWRDLLRIQFWIGGVIFLGMLEKAVFYAEFQSIRYDGLSVQGAVVFAEVLSAVKRTLARVLVIIASLGYGIVKPRLGALLHRVVGVGLLYLIFSIVEGVLRVNSAEDDVVLLAAIPLAVLDSTLCWWIFISLAQTMKLLRLRRNVVKLSLYRHFTNTLIFAVIASVIFIVWTTKTFKLPECQSDWRELWIDDAFWRFLFSTILLVIMFLWRPSANNQRYAFSPLIDEVTDEEEKDQLMNEAFEGVKMRGLKSESNGTAKPNKVDEDLKWVEENIPSSMADVALPPLLDSDEETMTTKFEMSKME